One segment of Eriocheir sinensis breed Jianghai 21 chromosome 69, ASM2467909v1, whole genome shotgun sequence DNA contains the following:
- the LOC126988332 gene encoding uncharacterized protein LOC126988332: MGSRICVWVVGPQGKAHCGNPVSRCAGFRVLGSGVLGSGCWVPGAGFRVLGSGVLGSGCWVPGAGFRVLGSGVLGSGVLGSGVLGSGVLGSGVLGSGVLGSGVLGSGVLGSEVLGSGVLGSEVLGSGVLGSWVVGSGVRGSRCWVQVLGSGCWVPGAGIRGAGIRGAGFRVLGSGCWVPGAGFRVLGSGCWVPGAGFRVLGSGVMGSGAGFGVMGSGCWVPGCWGPGAGFRGAGFRGAGFRGAGFRGAGFRGAGFRGDGFRGAGFRVDGFQGDGFRGAGFRVLGSGVMGSGVMGSGCWVQGAGFQVMGSGAGFRVLGSGDGFQGAGFRVMGSR; the protein is encoded by the exons atggggtcaaGGATCT GTGTCTGGGTTGTGGGACCCCAGGGGAAGGCGCACTGTGGTAACCCTGTGTCCCGGTGTGCTGGGTTCCGGGTGCTGGGTTCCGGGGTGCTGGGTTCCGGGTGCTGGGTTCCGGGTGCTGGGTTCCGGGTGCTGGGTTCCGGGGTGCTGGGTTCCGGGTGCTGGGTTCCGGGTGCTGGGTTCCGGGTGCTGGGTTCCGGGGTGCTGGGTTCCGGGGTGCTGGGTTCCGGGGTGCTGGGTTCCGGGGTGCTGGGTTCCGGGGTGCTGGGTTCCGGGGTGCTGGGTTCCGGGGTGCTGGGTTCCGGGGTGCTGGGTTCCGAGGTGCTGGGTTCCGGGGTGCTGGGTTCCGAGGTGCTGGGTTCCGGGGTGCTGGGTTCCTGGGTGGTGGGTTCAGGGGTGCGGGGGTCGAGGTGCTGGGTTCAGGTGCTGGGTTCCGGGTGCTGGGTTCCGGGTGCTGGGATCCGGGGGGCTGGGATCCGGGGTGCTGGGTTCCGGGTGCTGGGTTCCGGGTGCTGGGTTCCGGGTGCTGGGTTCCGGGTGCTGGGTTCCGGGTGCTGGGTTCCGGGTGCTGGGTTCCGGGTGCTGggttccggggtgatgggttcaggTGCTGGGTTCGGGGTGATGGGTTCAGGGTGCTGGGTACCGGGGTGCTGGGGTCCTGGTGCTGGGTTCCGTGGTGCTGGGTTCCGGGGTGCTGGGTTCCGAGGTGCTGGGTTCCGGGGTGCTGGGTTCCGAGGTGCTGggttccggggtgatgggttccggGGTGCTGGGTTCCGAGTTGATGGGTTCCAG GGTGATGGGTTCCGGGGTGCTGGGTTCCGGGTGCTGGGGTCCGGGGTGATGGggtccggggtgatgggttcggGGTGCTGGGTTCAGGGTGCTGGGTTCCAGGTGATGGGTTCAGGTGCTGGGTTCAGGGTGCTGGGTTCAGGTGATGGGTTCCAGGGTGCTGGGTTCCGGGTGATGGGTTCCAGGTGA